Part of the Sebastes umbrosus isolate fSebUmb1 chromosome 3, fSebUmb1.pri, whole genome shotgun sequence genome is shown below.
agGTTTTACAGGGATTTGTGCATGTTTTTCTATGATTGGCACctaatgtaaataataatcgGGCAATTAGGAATCACAGAGAATCCTAGAAATATCCTTTATCCTTGCAAATGGGTCTGTCTTATGATGAAATCCACTCATTGTAATGCACTACACACTCACAACCACTAGAGGTCAGCTATATCTCACTGATACtgtgatattgtgatattaaagggaataatcatttttacatcCTTATTCtcgttttcattgaaaaacataattaagtgatggtgtgatttttgccaggatctgtaccaaacaaagatgttttcttaagtctgtagaatatgatgtgtaggccaggacatctctgcagcaccacaatattcaatttaaaatgatattttgacAATTCACCTTTTAACAAAGATTGCGATTTCCTCCgtatcctgcgatttgaaaattaaaGTAGGCCATATTGTTATTTTgataaaattgattaattgtgcagcatactctactttaatactttaacatgCTATACATTTTACATCTCATCTCATAAGACTAAGAGGAAGTTAAGCCTGAAGTTTTCCAGAGTGCCACTTTGTCTTTGATACTCCTGTGCTCCCAAATACTTATGCACAACTTGATGTcacatgtatgtatgtctgtTGGGAAGTAGAAGCGTCGATTAATTTGCCAATCTTTCATTCAGATCACCTGAAATGGATTTAGAGGCTGCACTGAAAGAATGCTGCGGCGCCCTTGACCTCTTTCTGAACAACAGGTTTTCCGATGCTTTGGCTCTCTTAAAACCCTGGTGAGTCACACAATCTCCAGCTGACTCTGCATCTTTGTGTCCAGCTGTTTCACACTGCTGGTTGTACTctaatttaattgttttaatttcacACTTGGAATAcgcagtttttaaaaaatcattgcATTTGTCCCTTTCAGGAAGAGTCAGAGCATGTACCACGcaatgggctacagcagcatcTTGGTGATGCAGGCAGGCATGACCTTTGACCCAAAGGACATGGATGCTGCCATGGAGTCACTGAGGGAATCCCTGCAGACATGCCAAAGGTATGGAAGTTTCATAAACATTTAGGATTTAAGCTCCTACTTCAACAATGGTGGTACATTCCCGAGTAATAAAATTACAGTCATATACAGAAGAATTCATTGATCACCTCGTCATAAAGAGTTAAGACACCATGCTGCAGAAATTGTCTTTATTAAATAGGCACCATACTTTGTGTGTTCCTTAACTTAGATTTCGGAAGAAAGTTGGATTAATGGAGACTTTAACCAGCCTGTGGTACAGACAACCAGCTGACAACCTGACAGAAGGTAAGTGATTAGCTTACAGACTGTAAGGAGGGGAGACAAGCCATGTTAAAGTGccaattaattgttttattagaaataaatacgATAATATATACAGAAGGTGAACATAGGGTGTGGAGACTAATTGTATCTAGGGAtctcaggccgatactgactcagatagctggatcgggtatcagtgacaatgggccCGATCTATTCAAATCTAtactatatacaaaatatactggaattttaattcctgttaatttgttttgaccaatttgttgctgctctaaaaaggtttacacttcaaatgtaatttctgttaattttgaagatattttaccaagttgttggtaccAAGAGGGCGTGAAGCCTAGCAGCGACAGTGAAAAGGTTTACATTTAATCTGAGTAACAGTCTCTCCCTGACTGCAAAAGAAGACAGGTTAGTGCAGTGCAGGCGTAAAGAAAGGGAGGGGTcgtaaaaatatacatacttgATCCTGTATGACATGATCACCATGTTGACATACAGGAAATTAATTTGCATAGCAAGTTAAGCAATGACCCATTTAGCCAGAAATTACCAGGATCAGTCAACATCTGCGTAAATGAGTAGCACAAAAAGTAAGTGTGGTTACAGTTGGGCCTGCACACATAAAGTATTCTTTTGTTCTCCTACAAACTTTTATATCCATTACTGTTGTCACCCCATGGCACAGATTAGTTTTAAGTTCACAGTAACAATATGAGAGAATGCAGTGTAATGCAGCCTGTAATATAAAATGTCAATGTGTATTGtcttttaacaatttttttgcaCCTTTTGAAAAGTTTTTTTCACCATCAgcatgtgatgttttattctcAACAGAGGAGATGCACGCAGAGCTGTGCTACGCTGAAGTGCTGCTGCAGAAAGCGTCTCTCACGTTCCTGGATGAGAGCATAATCAGTTTCATTAAGGGAGGGATGAGAATCCGAAACAGTTATCAGATTTTCAAGTAAGAAGCTTGAATGGGGGTTTTGTTGGGACGACAATGCCATAAGCAGACACagagaaaatgaataaaatattgtatttaattatatttttaaatgatatgTTGTCTCCCCAACCAGGGATTGCCAGATCTTGGTCAATGCCACAAAAGAAACAGATGAACAGAGCAGCACTCACATCCATTTTAGGGGTGGTGTCAACATGGGCATTGGATCATTTAATCTGGTGAGTCATGCAGTAGAATTAAGGGTTTTTTGCTGAATGAACATAGTATTGCTTTTAAGTTGTATAATGAGCCTAAACAACGTTTAACCTTTTCTTTTTGTAGATGCTGTCTCTGTTCCCATCAAGAGTCCTCAGACTGATGGAGTTTTTGGGCTTCTCAGGAGACCGGGTAGGTGATATCAGTCACTATTTTCCCCTCAGTAAAAATTCATGATATGCTAATAGTGTTTCTATAGTAACGATAATTTGCTAATTATCTTACAGGAAATGGGTTTGTCGGAGTTGAGAGAGGGAGCAGCCGGCAACAGCCTGCGCTCCATCCTCAGCACCCTGACTCTGATGATGTATCATCTCTACATTACAGTGATTCTGGGTACATTTAAATCCCTCATTTATTTGTAGATAAACAGCATTTTCTCATGATATTAGGATTTGTAATTGTCAGAAAAGTCTTATTCTGCTCATGCTCTTCCCTCAGGTACTGGTGAAGCAAACCTCGCTGAGGCTGAAGCTCTGCTGGAGCCCTACATTGAAAAGTTCCCCAATGTGAGCAGTGTTTAATTTAATGGCAGATTTCACTATTttattgcccccccccccccccccccccccccccctcagtgaaatagcatttttttgtgtgtgttttgtccacagggagCTCTCATTCTTTTCTACATTGCAAGAATTGCTTTGCTCAAAGGAAACTTCACATTTGTGAGTACTGGTCTAACTGCTCTACAGTGGCTCAATGTTGATTTTTAAAGTGCAGCTCATGTTGTTGAAAAGAACTGAAAGCCTTTATGAGTGTGGGGTTTCTCTGCAGGCCCAGGAGAAGTTCCTGGCATGCATCGCAGCGCAGGAGGAGTGGCGTCAGATTCACCACCTGTGTTACTGGGAGCTGATGTGGGCTTACTCCTTCGAACAAAACTGGAAGGAGGCGTATCGATACGCTGACCTGCTCTGCAAAGAGAGCAAGTGGTCCCAGGTAACGAATATATAACCTTTCCTCTCTTTGCCCTGCTGTAAAACTGCTCATGTATATGACAAGCTGATTGCTCTTCTCTTGCAGGCCACCTATGCGTTCCAGAAAGCTGCCATCTTGAGCATGCTACCAGAGGAGGAAGTGACTAAACTGGGAGAAAATGCGGGGGAGATATTCAGGTGTGCGAGAGAGAACCTTTTATTTGTGTATGAGTTCTGTAATCATCATACAGGGAGTGTGAATCATGTGGTTTGTTTATAGGCAGGTGGATAGTCTCAGACTGAGGATTGCTGGGAAGTCGATTCCAACAGAGAAGTTTGCAGCAAAAAAGGCCCAGCGATACTCTTCTGCTAACCCTGTGAAACTAGTCGTGCCTGCTTTGGTGAGGACACATTATGCACTCCTATACTTTCAGTGACTCAACATTTAAAATGAGTTCAAGCTTGACGACAAcctcccctctccccccccctcccacagGAAATGATGTACGTATGGAATGGTTTCACAGTAGTCGGCAAAAGACCTGAGTTGACTAAAAGCATCTTGACCACCTTAGAGGAAGCAGAGGAGCAGCTCAGAGAGGATCCAGGTGAGCAGAACAGCAGAACTTTAAAGCGCATTAtccaatatgttttgtttttttaaaactaacAGCATTTTATCTCAATGTGTAGACCCGTCAGAGTATCACCTGGATGACCAGTGTGTTGTCCAGCTGCTGAAGGGCCTGTGTCTAAGACAGCTGGGGCATCTGGTCCAGGCCGAGCTCTGCTTCAATCATGTCATTTCCAGGTGAGGCCATCTAAACGCAACAAAACTCTCTCAGGTTAAGCATAAACTGAAACATACACATAACACATTGAACTGTCCCTCAACACTGGTCAACTGTGGGCAGGTCCATATGGGTTctcttcagttttttttcaaatggaaacgccatCTCAACCGTTGCAATAAGCaatgacgtaggttaccaaaatAAGCTAATTGAAgatagctgagtcaaagttagatACGCCAAGTTTGAAGTTTTGGATTTTTTAGGGTGTGGTTGTATGTGTACTCCTGCgctctgcaaggtaaaattactgctttcgtaaatggagtctggtggctttgaagacagtgatataacggacagcgaggtaaagcagctgtggatgggagcagcagaaaaacatattttagcaacctaaaaaaaaaaaatcactatcagtttaagtgtacgctatatttagaatattttcaccgctttaccttgccatcagacagcccatTCTGATGGGGAACCGAAGCcattatatcgctctcttcattTTTCCATAAACCTTGTCTTGAAGAACATGATgcatattttacataatttgATCTCAGTCTGGTGTTGAGACTTTGAGTTATTGCACAACTGAAATCaaaattgtcattgtttttttgaaCACTACTGAATAGATCCACTGAagtgattttaatatttttctttgcAGTGAACATGATCTCAAGCACTACAACTACCTGGTGCCATTTACCATGTATGAGCAGGGCCTGTTGCACAAGCAGAAAGGTGACTTCAAAACAGCCATTGCCATGATGGAAAATATCAAGTAAGTGTTTTTAGCCCATCCACAGTCCTGGGTTACATTTAGTTccacatttgtatttattttaaaaaaaacaagttttcttCTGGATGTTGTCTTCCCCCAAATGCCTTGACGAAATATGTCTGCCCAATAAACTGCAATAAAGCTGATAAGTGATCTCATTTGTAGGACGAACTACAAAGACTACCACATGGAGTCAAGGCTACACTTCCGCATCCACGCAGCACTCAACACCATGGGCACTTTTGCAGCCAAACTTCCCCCATCACGCACGCCAGCTTAAGAGACTCCATGGCAGGAagatcataaaaaaacaaaacagaaacaaaccagaaatatttttcaaccctatttGCTGCTTTAAACTCTGACTTGAAATCTTCTAGATGGGCATCTTGCTGCCAGCTCCTTGATATAGGTACTGTTTACATCCAAACGTTGAGTTGCAACCCTGAGtagttttttaaattttttgaatTGAATCTAGAGCAACAGTGAAGTAGTCTCTGCTGGCGACTTGTATGAATATCTTGAAGATGACTTGGTTATTTCCATTGAATTGCACTAGCTTATCAGAACCAGGGCAGTGTAAAGAATGGAAAAAATGTTAATAGACGGGACGAGAGGAAAACATATGACTTTTATTGGATTCAACACGTCTTGCTCTTTGAAGTCTCCAATAATGTGGTATCCATCTCACTTGTCTTGCTTGTTTCTATTTATGAAATTTAACATGTCAATATTTTAAGGATGTTGATGATTTTACAAATCGTATGCTCCGGTGCAATTCAGCCTTGTTCTACAGTTAACAACCTCCTTGTAAAtagctgtctttttttctgtgcagTATGACTGTCTGCTTTTGATAAATTACCTAAAATAAAGCATATGTATGAAATAATGTCCTTTATTTATTGGTGGCACAACATGTAAGGCATATGCCAGGTGTTGATACATTTGAACAATGAACCCTTGATTAAACAACAACATTCATACATCCTGTATATAAGGAGAAATATACAAATAAGGGCTGGTAACtatcccttttttttgtttttgtggaaaGTGCGTGTGAGATTAAATGTGGAAAACAAATGTCAATATACTTGCCTTAGCACCCTGGAAAAATGCTGATTATCTCTATTGTATTTTGAGTGACGGTTGATGTCTGTGGTGTCAATGTGATTTTCAGACATATATGACATCATATGCAATGGTACTATGGAGGTTTTGCCAGTGTCACTGATTAGTTCTTGATGTGCACCGCATTAAATTGTCATAGTAGGGCTACTTTTTGAGATTTTGAGTAGCCTACATTTGACCGATaatacatttgtatatttaatcaaagctcccatattgtaaaaagtgagattttcatgtccttttttaattataaagtaggtttaagtgctatatgcTGTGAGAAAGAATAAACGATCATtccagagaaatacacacagcccatattaaGAAACTGATTGTCACAAATACTGtcgttgcgtccgaaattccataccagcatgctatttagtacgctaaaacagtatgttagatattttagtatgtccgaaaccttagtatggaaccaatagtacgcaaattacatactatttcttgtgaaatattacagtattcaatgctggacactacagcggcataatatcccacaatgcagtgCAGTAGtaacgacaacattcataacgGATGTTGACCGTCAGCTCTGTTATGTCAATAATGCTTTAAtgtaagtgtaagtataagattccactttgctaggcggaatattttaaattaattcagactttgattctcacaaatcgttgttttggtcacatgaggttggcacggggtACCCAACCAGCAatgaggctctcaggaagtggggatgtaaattactgctcagtgtgtccgaaaaggtACATACTACTggtattcacacaaaagtatgttgaacaatagtacacatattgggtatgtagtgcatagtatgtgatttcggacgaagcctTTATGTCACAAATAATATACAacagaccattacacagttttaaagtggcagtaggcagtacatttttggcataattgggcaaaagaatccataataacctttcagcatattgtaatccaagtgttctgagagataactctACTTTCATAAACTCTACATCTACACCttatcatggctctgttttcaggctttaaaacatctagcccgtgacgggagactttgaccaatcacaggtaatttcattgagagagcgttcctattggctgtgctccggtcatgtgaccggaacttggcgttccttcaccagatttcacaatggcggcgacgtcacaaactttctcattttacagctaaaccgtgcactacaagatgattctgaaatcatttgaggtgagaaatagtcattacagtaacataatattgattcatattagatcagcgctgcctagtttgaccgtttggtcggagttcgcgagtgattgacagccggctctcgtagacggcagatggacagcagacctcagatcaggtcttactgcttgttttcctccagtctgtgaaatctcgcagatgccattaggagcaccggaggacaccggaggacaacggaggacaccggaggacaccggaggacacagaggctcatgattttttttcaggttacctgtttcatgtactactgtaaccatatagcgaccgttttataaaaatgatttttttttaatcatattggcTCCAATCTCACCTCCTTCAGCTTTAAGCGTAAAcattgtgtcccagtttatttctggttgcagtgtatgtgaatgacctcagctgacaggaagtaaacatggacccaagatgttgcctagcaacacaattctgctgaaatgtgctaaaacgcagcatttcagacagagggtagaTACCGGCATACACAGGCATACTCAggaagacagtatgaggaaaataaagtgttttttttaacattacagcatgtaaacatgttctagtagaaacataaaatacaagtatgaacctgaaaatgaacattcattatatgtgacctttaaagagaacatattataaaaaggtgagattttcgtgttttctttttattatgaagcaggcttaagttctatataaatactgtgaaagtatcgaaatgctcaatccacagggaaatacacacagcccgtattcagaaactctgcatttgaagcgagctgtcaggatttctgtccatttgtgatgtcacaaatatacaatatttagaccctttacgcagttttaaacataaacattctaaatgtgtcccagtttattcctggttgcagtgtatgtgaatgtcatcagctgacagggagtacacatggacccaagctgttgtctagcaacgcaatcctgttgcaatttcgtcgcaattccgtcgaaatgcgctaaaacggagtgtttaagactgagggtaaatacaggcatattcaggccgacaatataaggaaaataaagttttttttttaacattacagcacgtaaacatgttctagtagaaacacaaaacacaagtaacctgaaacctgaaaccatgaaaatgagcatgatatgggacctttaaacaaatcTCTCCAATTGTGCTAGACCCATCCATTTGAAATTAATTGGCAATAATCGAACCGttctaaaaataataaaaataattcagtATGTTTCATGTTGCAGCTTATCAATAcgtttagatttatttatttaatttattattattactctcttatttttgtattattattgtttttttgtgttttttttatttttttaaattctattctttctttttattattattattattattattattattattattattattattattattattattcattttcttaattttatttcaattttgaatgttgaagttgttttctctagtgtacttaatgagttcgTCTATAAGctcaaatacttaaaaaaatggtttataaactattgtaattacgaactgtaaattgcatatatgaaaacaacctcgaaaaaaggaaaaaataaagtaaaaaaaataaataaaaataaataaataatcaaaaataattcTGTATGTTTCATGTTGCAGCTTATCAATAcgtttagatttatttatttaatttattattattactctcttatttttgtattattattgtttttttgtgttttttatttttttattctattctttctttttattactattattattattattattattattattattattatttattttcttaattttatttcaattttgaatgttgaagttgttttctctagtgtacttaatgagttcgTCTATAAGctcaaatacttaaaaaaatggtttataaactattgtaattacgaactgtaaattgcatatatgaaaacaacctcgaaaaaagggaaaaaataaagtaaaaaaataaaaaaataaaaaataaataatcatattgAGATGCCCCTTTACAAGATTTTGCATTTAGTTTAATAATAACACAGTTGTAGTCCGTTATGGTTTAATCCCCCTCTTCTTGTTGACGCATCAGCCTGACGTTatattgatattaaatatatattgaaaagaaaacaacctgtttcccctcatcatcatcatcatcatcatcatcatcatcatcatcatcatctctctcctctcagctgtcagtctgctgctgctgctgctgaccacGTGGTGAGTCAGATGATCAGCTGACTCtgccggagaggaggaggaggaggaagagaggagagatgaagatgGAAGGGAACAGAGACGAAGCtgagaaatgtataaatatagcGACGCGAGCCGTGAAAGCCGGAGACAAAGAGAAAGCGCTGAAGTTCCTCATCAAAGCAGAGAAGCTGTATCCAACTGACAGAGCCAAAGGTACGACCGTTAGTGACGTAGACCGAAGTCAGGGATAACCGTTAAACtgctgttagcttagcatagctgACGTCTGTTAACACTCACTGTCTAACCTCACAGCAGCTCACATAACGACTActgtataacacatttatacacgaTTACTTAACCTCTTAGTCAAGAACAAACTGTGTGCTTTAAGACAGCTTTAAACAATCCGAGTTAGCATTAGCTCGCTGACTTAGGGGCCTTATGCTagctagcctagcctagctCCTCTGTAGGAGACTTATCAGTGAATATAGGGGTTATAAAACGTGATAAAAAGGTAATAAGTGTTAGTCTGTACTTCCTTCTTGTAGTGCAACAACTAACACGAGTTATCGTGAAACGTCAGTCCATGATGAAGCTGTCATTGAGTCAGTGGTTAATGCTAGCTGACAGCTTTCATTCATTGTCTGGACGACTAGCTGACCTTTGTTAGTGTTAGCTGTCATCTCACTTTCAATTCAATTAATGGACTTTCACCAAAGTCTATTACTTGAATTGAATATGAAAACATATAGGGGTTATATATGGTGTTATAAGTGTTAGTCTGTACTTCTGGGAGCTATTAGTGAAGCATTGTAATGAAACAACTAACACAATTCAATCCATGATGAAGCTGTCATTGAGTCAGTGGTTATGTGCTGGCTGACAGCTTTCATTCATTGTCTTGAGGATTAACTAGCTGACCCCTTTAAAGCATGTCTGTTAGTTGTTAGCTGTTATTTCACTTTCAATTCAAGTAAATGGACTTTGGCCTAAACCTACATTATTGATGCTGTTTGTGTGAAAGATTGCAGGTGTgtcttccttcctgcagctgtcagactccacaaccagcactgctcccagtagaccacttacacaccaacaaACTGACATAACCTGATATTATTAAGTAGCAGACAGCACACCATAGTGTTGAAATACTCTTttacaagtaaagtacaaaagtattagcattaaaAAGATACTcgaagtatcaaaagtaaaattactcattgtgcaaaaataatttagtttattttatttgatatggACATCATAGTAGCATTATAATTGTACGTACATTTAATTGACTACCTGCCCACAGGAGGCTTAAAACAAGTAAATagagaacaaataaataaataaacatacacaaatacatacacaaaaatacaaaatgcagGTGTgtcttccttcctgcagctgtcagactccacaaccagcactgctcccagtagaacacttacacaccaaaaaactgacttaacctgatattttcaggtggaatttcattcattcatccatccattcattcattcattcattcattcatccattcattcattcattcattcattctcactgtgcaatatcattttccacttgtgcaatttttgttaatagtctgtttattgtcaatactgtatatactgctcctatttttatacttccttctattcaaattaatcatattttgtttagc
Proteins encoded:
- the LOC119486031 gene encoding tetratricopeptide repeat protein 39B-like, which codes for METNKDNLLQQVELNGISESPEMDLEAALKECCGALDLFLNNRFSDALALLKPWKSQSMYHAMGYSSILVMQAGMTFDPKDMDAAMESLRESLQTCQRFRKKVGLMETLTSLWYRQPADNLTEEEMHAELCYAEVLLQKASLTFLDESIISFIKGGMRIRNSYQIFKDCQILVNATKETDEQSSTHIHFRGGVNMGIGSFNLMLSLFPSRVLRLMEFLGFSGDREMGLSELREGAAGNSLRSILSTLTLMMYHLYITVILGTGEANLAEAEALLEPYIEKFPNGALILFYIARIALLKGNFTFAQEKFLACIAAQEEWRQIHHLCYWELMWAYSFEQNWKEAYRYADLLCKESKWSQATYAFQKAAILSMLPEEEVTKLGENAGEIFRQVDSLRLRIAGKSIPTEKFAAKKAQRYSSANPVKLVVPALEMMYVWNGFTVVGKRPELTKSILTTLEEAEEQLREDPDPSEYHLDDQCVVQLLKGLCLRQLGHLVQAELCFNHVISSEHDLKHYNYLVPFTMYEQGLLHKQKGDFKTAIAMMENIKTNYKDYHMESRLHFRIHAALNTMGTFAAKLPPSRTPA